From Candidatus Methylomirabilota bacterium, one genomic window encodes:
- the pgm gene encoding phosphoglucomutase (alpha-D-glucose-1,6-bisphosphate-dependent): MKISPLAGKPAPAAMLVDVPRLVTAYYTDTPDPSVPEQLVAFGTSGHRGSALERTFNEWHVLAISHAICEYRARQGTDGPLFLGIDTHALSVPACATALEVLAANGVNVRLAAHDEVTPTPVVSHAILTYNRARTTGLADGIVITPSHNPPDNGGFKYNPPNGGPADTSVTDWIQTRANDLLRGALKGVKRVPYERALRAATTHRHDYRDAYVRDLGNVIDMDTIRAANIHLGVDPLGGAGVHYWGAIAERYGLDLTVISEEVDPTFRFMPVDWDGRIRMDPSSSYAMQRLIGVKERFDIAFACDTDHDRFGIVTPAGGLLSPDHYLAVAIRYLFQHRPQWREQARVGKTVVSSWMVDKVTAKLGRALYEVPVGFKWFADGLFDGSLGFCGEESAGASFLRRDGTAWTTDKDGIVAGLLAAEITARAERDPGETYSDLTQEFGAPAAARVQATATAAQRKRLAALSPKELRCTELAGERIVSILDRAPGNDALIGGMKVIAKSGWFVARPSGTEEIYKIYAESFRGEEHLARIVDEAQAMVDAALAPD; encoded by the coding sequence GTGAAGATCAGCCCGCTCGCGGGGAAGCCGGCGCCCGCGGCGATGCTCGTCGACGTGCCGCGACTGGTCACGGCCTACTATACCGATACGCCGGACCCGTCGGTGCCCGAGCAGCTTGTGGCGTTCGGCACGTCGGGGCATCGTGGCTCTGCGCTCGAGAGAACGTTCAACGAATGGCACGTGCTCGCCATCAGTCACGCCATCTGCGAGTACCGCGCGCGGCAGGGCACTGACGGACCGCTTTTCCTCGGCATCGACACGCACGCGCTGTCCGTGCCGGCCTGCGCCACCGCGCTCGAAGTGCTCGCGGCCAACGGCGTCAATGTGAGGCTCGCGGCGCACGACGAAGTCACGCCGACCCCCGTGGTGTCGCACGCGATCCTCACGTACAACCGCGCGCGCACTACGGGCCTCGCGGACGGCATCGTCATTACCCCGTCGCACAACCCGCCGGACAATGGCGGGTTCAAGTACAACCCGCCCAATGGCGGACCGGCTGACACCAGCGTCACCGATTGGATCCAGACCAGGGCCAACGATCTGCTGCGTGGGGCGCTCAAGGGCGTGAAGCGAGTGCCGTACGAGCGGGCGCTCCGCGCCGCGACGACGCACCGCCACGATTATCGCGACGCCTACGTACGCGACTTGGGCAACGTGATCGACATGGACACGATCCGCGCCGCGAACATCCACCTCGGCGTCGATCCGCTCGGCGGCGCCGGCGTGCACTACTGGGGCGCGATCGCCGAGCGCTACGGGCTCGATCTCACCGTCATCAGCGAGGAGGTCGATCCGACCTTTCGATTCATGCCCGTCGACTGGGATGGTCGTATCCGCATGGACCCGTCGTCCTCCTATGCGATGCAGCGGTTGATCGGCGTGAAGGAGCGGTTCGACATCGCCTTCGCCTGCGACACCGATCACGACCGGTTCGGGATCGTCACCCCGGCCGGGGGACTGCTCTCTCCCGATCACTATCTCGCGGTGGCCATCCGGTACCTCTTTCAGCATCGGCCGCAGTGGCGCGAGCAGGCAAGGGTGGGAAAGACCGTCGTCAGCAGCTGGATGGTCGACAAGGTGACCGCGAAGCTCGGTCGGGCGCTCTACGAAGTGCCCGTCGGCTTCAAGTGGTTCGCGGACGGTCTCTTCGACGGCTCGCTTGGCTTCTGCGGCGAAGAGAGCGCGGGCGCGTCCTTTCTCCGTCGCGACGGCACAGCGTGGACCACGGACAAGGATGGCATCGTCGCGGGTTTGCTCGCGGCCGAGATCACCGCGCGCGCGGAGCGCGATCCGGGGGAAACCTACAGCGATCTCACGCAGGAGTTCGGCGCCCCGGCGGCCGCGCGTGTCCAGGCGACAGCCACCGCGGCGCAGCGGAAGAGGCTCGCCGCGCTCTCGCCGAAGGAGCTGCGCTGCACGGAGCTGGCCGGCGAGAGGATCGTGAGCATCCTCGATCGTGCGCCCGGCAACGACGCGCTGATCGGCGGAATGAAGGTGATCGCGAAGAGCGGCTGGTTCGTCGCCCGGCCATCGGGCACGGAAGAGATCTACAAGATCTATGCGGAGAGCTTTCGTGGCGAAGAGCACCTGGCCCGCATCGTGGATGAAGCGCAGGCGATGGTGGACGCCGCTCTTGCGCCGGATTAG
- a CDS encoding glucoamylase family protein encodes MLDVIRRDAFGYFLYETNRANGLVVDKTCKDWPASIAAVGLGLTAYPVGVERGLITRAEAAERTLTTLRFFRQSRQGTEPDATGYKGFYYHFLDMQTGARAWQCELSTVDSALLLAGMLAAAEYFGGGAPVEREIRELAHELYARVDWRWAQDGGLTVTHGWKPESGFLPYRWEGYDEALVLYVLGLGSPTHPLPAASYQAWASTYEWRTIYDTPYLHAAPLFTHQLSHLWLDLRGIQDAFMRAHGIDYFENSRRATVVQQRYGIMNPGGFAEYSALCWGLTASDGPGEITRVLNGVERQFFGYRARGVPDGPDDGTIAPWAVVASLPFAPEIVLPTVADFQRHELYGTHPYGFKATFNPTFLDPGGSANCWVSPWHFGLHSGPTVVMVENYESGLIWRLMRGCQYITAGLRAAGFNGGWLGVRA; translated from the coding sequence ATGCTGGATGTGATCCGGCGCGATGCCTTCGGCTACTTCCTGTATGAGACTAATCGCGCCAACGGATTGGTCGTCGACAAGACGTGCAAGGACTGGCCGGCGAGTATCGCCGCGGTGGGGCTGGGGCTTACCGCGTATCCGGTGGGCGTGGAGCGCGGGCTCATCACGCGCGCCGAAGCCGCCGAGCGTACGCTCACGACCCTGCGATTCTTCCGGCAGAGCAGGCAGGGGACGGAGCCCGACGCCACAGGATACAAGGGCTTCTACTACCACTTTCTCGACATGCAGACCGGCGCGCGCGCATGGCAATGCGAGCTCTCGACCGTCGATTCCGCCCTCCTGCTCGCGGGTATGCTCGCGGCGGCGGAGTACTTTGGCGGCGGTGCGCCGGTCGAGCGCGAGATCCGCGAGCTCGCGCACGAATTGTACGCCCGCGTCGATTGGCGGTGGGCGCAGGATGGCGGACTCACGGTGACCCACGGCTGGAAGCCGGAGAGCGGGTTCCTTCCGTACCGCTGGGAGGGGTATGACGAGGCGCTGGTGTTATACGTGCTCGGCCTCGGCTCGCCCACGCATCCGCTCCCCGCGGCGAGCTACCAGGCCTGGGCCTCGACCTATGAATGGCGCACCATCTACGACACGCCGTACCTGCACGCGGCGCCGCTCTTCACGCACCAACTCTCGCACCTCTGGCTCGACCTGCGCGGCATCCAGGACGCCTTCATGCGGGCGCATGGGATCGACTATTTCGAGAACAGCCGGCGCGCGACCGTGGTGCAACAGCGGTACGGCATCATGAATCCCGGCGGCTTCGCGGAGTACAGTGCACTCTGCTGGGGGCTCACCGCGAGCGACGGGCCGGGGGAGATCACCCGCGTCCTCAATGGCGTCGAGCGCCAGTTCTTCGGCTACCGGGCGCGCGGCGTGCCCGACGGTCCCGACGACGGCACGATCGCTCCGTGGGCGGTGGTCGCTTCGCTTCCCTTCGCGCCGGAGATCGTGCTGCCGACGGTCGCGGATTTCCAGCGACATGAGCTCTACGGCACCCATCCCTACGGCTTCAAGGCGACGTTCAATCCCACCTTCCTCGATCCGGGCGGATCGGCGAATTGCTGGGTGTCGCCATGGCACTTCGGCCTCCACTCCGGCCCCACCGTCGTCATGGTCGAGAACTACGAGTCGGGGTTGATCTGGCGGTTGATGCGCGGCTGTCAGTACATCACCGCGGGACTGCGAGCCGCCGGATTCAACGGCGGATGGTTGGGGGTTCGCGCGTGA
- a CDS encoding FAD-dependent oxidoreductase translates to MSAAKKKLGGPDFTKGVAVGSVADGASLLGHAQGEPVLLARQGDELFAVGTSCTHYGGPLADGLIVGGTIRCPWHHACFSLRTGEALRAPALKPVACWHVEQRNGRAYVGKKVTRAGLPSPPANGAAPRSVVILGGGAAGHAAAEMLRREGYTGRITMLSADASLPCDRPSLSKGYLAGTALPKSVPLRSRAFYEKHKITVKLNARAAAIDAAARRVELSGGKRVAYDTLLLATGADPVRLDVPGHDLPHVHYLRTFADSRALLAKAKASERAVVIGASFIGLEVAAALRAHDVEVHVVAPEEVPMESILGAEVGKFFRTLHEKHGVIFHLGATAASFQERTVTLMSGERLWADLVVVGVGVRPAISLAEKAGLAIDRGVTVNEYLETSVPGIFAAGDIARWPDARTGERIRVEHWVVAERQGQTAARNILGRRERFDAVPFFWTDQYDLSLSYVGHAEKWDSAEIDGQLDARDCTITYRSGRNILAVAAIHRDIASLRAEVELERKTVARA, encoded by the coding sequence ATGAGCGCAGCCAAGAAGAAACTCGGCGGCCCTGACTTCACGAAGGGAGTCGCGGTCGGGTCGGTCGCGGACGGCGCCTCACTCCTCGGGCACGCGCAGGGCGAACCCGTGCTGCTCGCGCGGCAGGGGGACGAGTTGTTCGCCGTCGGTACTTCCTGCACGCACTACGGCGGCCCGCTCGCGGACGGGCTCATCGTGGGTGGCACGATCCGATGCCCGTGGCACCACGCTTGTTTCAGCCTGCGCACCGGCGAAGCGCTCCGCGCGCCGGCGCTGAAGCCCGTCGCGTGCTGGCATGTGGAGCAGCGCAACGGGAGGGCGTATGTCGGGAAGAAGGTCACGCGTGCCGGACTGCCCTCACCGCCTGCCAACGGGGCCGCGCCGCGATCGGTGGTCATCCTGGGCGGCGGCGCCGCGGGTCATGCTGCCGCGGAGATGCTCCGGCGCGAGGGCTACACCGGCCGCATCACCATGCTGAGCGCCGATGCCTCTCTTCCCTGCGACCGCCCCAGCCTGTCCAAGGGCTACCTCGCCGGCACCGCGCTCCCGAAGTCCGTGCCCCTCCGGTCGCGGGCGTTCTACGAGAAGCACAAGATCACCGTCAAGTTGAACGCGCGCGCCGCCGCGATCGACGCCGCGGCCCGCCGGGTGGAGCTTTCGGGCGGCAAGCGCGTTGCCTATGATACGCTCCTGCTCGCCACCGGCGCCGATCCGGTGCGGCTCGACGTGCCGGGGCACGATCTCCCCCACGTGCACTATCTGCGTACCTTCGCGGACAGCCGCGCGCTCCTCGCGAAAGCCAAGGCGTCGGAGCGCGCCGTCGTGATCGGCGCGAGCTTCATCGGACTCGAGGTGGCGGCCGCGCTCCGTGCGCACGATGTGGAGGTGCACGTAGTCGCACCGGAAGAGGTGCCCATGGAGAGCATCCTGGGAGCGGAGGTCGGCAAGTTCTTCCGCACGTTGCACGAGAAGCACGGCGTGATCTTCCATCTCGGTGCGACGGCCGCCTCCTTCCAGGAGCGCACGGTCACGCTGATGAGCGGGGAGCGGCTGTGGGCAGATCTCGTGGTCGTCGGCGTCGGGGTCCGCCCCGCCATCTCACTCGCGGAGAAGGCCGGCCTCGCGATCGATCGCGGCGTCACGGTGAACGAGTATCTCGAGACGAGCGTGCCGGGGATCTTCGCGGCCGGCGACATCGCGCGCTGGCCGGACGCGCGCACCGGCGAGCGGATCCGCGTGGAGCATTGGGTGGTGGCCGAGCGTCAGGGGCAGACCGCGGCGCGCAATATCCTGGGCAGGCGCGAGCGCTTCGACGCCGTGCCCTTCTTCTGGACCGATCAGTACGATCTCTCCCTCTCGTATGTCGGCCACGCGGAGAAGTGGGACAGCGCCGAGATCGATGGGCAGCTCGACGCGCGCGACTGCACGATCACCTACCGAAGCGGTCGCAACATCCTGGCGGTGGCCGCGATCCATCGGGACATTGCGAGCCTGCGCGCGGAGGTCGAGCTTGAGAGGAAGACCGTCGCCAGGGCCTGA